A segment of the Streptomyces sp. NBC_01235 genome:
AGGAGCTGGGCGTCTCCTGAATCCGGAGCGTCGGAGCCGATGAGTTCCGAGCTTTGAAACTGGTGTGAGGGGGCGGGCGCGTCCCGCCCCCTCACTCACGCCCACTAGACTTGTAACCAACACCCGGCAGAACCCGCCGGGTGGTGACCCGAGGAGCCACCTTGGCTGCTGAGCTGCACGTCGCGCTGGTCGCGGCCGACCGAGAGGTCTGGTCCGGCGAGGCCACCCTGGTCGTCGCGCGCACCACGTCCGGCGACATCGGCGTCATGCCCGGTCACCAGCCGCTGCTCGGTGTGCTGGAGTCGGGCCCGGTGACCATCCGTACGAGTGATGGTGGAACGGTCGTCGCCGCAGTGCACGGCGGTTTCATCTCGTTCGCGGACAACAAGCTGTCGCTGCTGGCCGAGATCGCCGAGCTGTCGGACGAGATCGACGTCCAGCGCGTGGAGCGCGAGCTCGAGCGCGCGAAGGCGGAGGGCGACGCCGCCGCCGAGCGCCGCGCGGACGTACGACTGCGTGCGGCGGCGACGCGCTGACCCGCGCGAGCCTGCATGACGTCACTCAGCCGCGGTCGGCTCCGGAGCAATCCGGAGCCGACCGCGGCTGAGGCAGATATGGATGTTTTTTCCGTTCCGTTACCTATTTTCGGTACCTAGGAGACGAGGAGGTCGGTGTCGATGGTCCTCGCTCTGACTGTGTGCGGAATCGTCGTGGCCCTGGTGGCGCTGGGGCTGTTCGTCTTCGGCCTGCGCCGCAGACTCATCCAGCGCTCGGGCGGCACCTTCGACTGTTCCCTGCGCTGGGACGTACCCGAGAAACCGGACACCAGCGGAAAAGGCTGGAGCTACGGTGTCGCCCGCTACAACGGCGACCGCATCGAGTGGTACCGCGTCTTCTCCTACGCCTACCGCCCGCGCCGCGTCCTGGAGCGCGGCTCGATCGAGGTGGCCGGCCGCCGCCTCCCCGAGGGAGAGGAGGAGCTGGCCCTCCTCTCCGACGCCGTCGTCCTGGTCTGTCTGCACCGGGGTACGCGCCTCGAACTCGCCATGAGCGAGGACGCGCTGACCGGTTTCCTCGCCTGGCTGGAGGCGGCCCCGCCCGGTCAGCGAGTCAACGTCGCCTGACATGCCGGGTGTCGGACGTCCTCCTGGCCGACCACGACCGTGCGGGTGTCGGGGCCGGGCGTCACCGTGATCCGGAGGGGCCACGCGGCCGGAAGAGCCGAGGTCGGCACCCCGGTGAAACTCCCCGGCGGACGCCGTCCTGGACCTGGTCGACCGGCATGCCGTGTGGAGCCGAGTGACCCCGCGCCGCGGACGCCGGGGGCGTGTGGGGCGCGCGAAGGCCCGCCGCGGACCGGCCCGCAGGCCGGCCGCGACGGGCGCGCGGAACGAGCGGAGGGTCAGCTCAGCCCGCTGTTGATGGCGCTCACCAGCTCTCCGCCCGCGGTGTCACCGCTGAACTCCCAGAAGAACGCGCCGCCCAGGCCCTGGTTCTTGGCCCAGGTCATCTTCCCGGCGATCGTGGCGGGGGTGTCGTAGGACCACCAGTTGCCGCCGCACTTCGCGTACGCCGTGCCGGCGATGGTGCCGGTGGCCGGGCAGGACGTCTTGAGGACCTTGTAGTCCTCGATGCCCTGTTCGTACGTTCCCGCCGCCGGGCCCGTGGCCGTGCCGCCCGGGGCGTCCTGGGTGACGCCCGTCCAGCCGCGGCCGTAGAAGCCGATGCCGATGAGCAGCTTGCTCGCGGGGACACCCTTCGCCTTGAACTTGGCCATCGCGTCGGCCGTGGTGAACCCGGCCGTCGGGATGCCGCTGTAGGAGGTGAGCGGGGAGTGCGGGGCGGTCGGGCCCTGGGCGGCCCACGCGCCGAAGAAGTCGTACGTCATCACGTTGTACCAGTTGACGTACTGTGCCGCGCCCGCGTAGTCGGCCGCGTCGATCTTGCCGCCGGTGGAGCCGTCGGCGGTGGTGGCCGCGGTGACCAGGTTGGCCGTGCCGAACTTGGCGCGCAGCGCGGACATCAGGTTCTTGAAGGCCGCCGCGCCGGAGGTGTCGCAGGACAGGCCGCAGGCGTTCGGGTACTCCCAGTCGATGTCGATGCCGTCGAAGACGTC
Coding sequences within it:
- a CDS encoding DUF2550 domain-containing protein, with product MVLALTVCGIVVALVALGLFVFGLRRRLIQRSGGTFDCSLRWDVPEKPDTSGKGWSYGVARYNGDRIEWYRVFSYAYRPRRVLERGSIEVAGRRLPEGEEELALLSDAVVLVCLHRGTRLELAMSEDALTGFLAWLEAAPPGQRVNVA
- a CDS encoding F0F1 ATP synthase subunit epsilon; the protein is MAAELHVALVAADREVWSGEATLVVARTTSGDIGVMPGHQPLLGVLESGPVTIRTSDGGTVVAAVHGGFISFADNKLSLLAEIAELSDEIDVQRVERELERAKAEGDAAAERRADVRLRAAATR